One window of Vibrio sinaloensis genomic DNA carries:
- a CDS encoding ATP-dependent zinc protease family protein: MKEKLIVGWRETVSLPELGIQKINAKIDTGARTSCLHAFKVETFDKDGALWVRFWLHPIQNNTEAEVVCEAPVIDERIVRDSGGHEESRYVIKSVFSLAGESWPIEITLTNRENMAFRMLLGRTAMHNRIIVDPVESFLIPFEENK, from the coding sequence ATGAAAGAAAAACTCATTGTTGGCTGGCGTGAAACCGTAAGCCTACCTGAACTTGGCATTCAGAAAATTAATGCAAAAATTGATACTGGTGCGAGAACCTCGTGTCTACACGCGTTTAAAGTAGAGACTTTCGATAAGGACGGTGCGCTATGGGTCCGCTTCTGGCTTCATCCGATTCAAAACAACACAGAAGCAGAAGTTGTATGTGAAGCTCCAGTTATCGATGAGCGTATTGTGCGTGACTCAGGCGGTCATGAAGAGTCTCGCTACGTTATTAAGTCTGTATTCTCTCTGGCTGGTGAAAGCTGGCCGATTGAAATTACGTTGACCAATCGCGAAAACATGGCGTTTCGCATGTTATTGGGTCGCACAGCGATGCACAATCGCATCATCGTCGATCCTGTTGAATCTTTTTTAATCCCGTTCGAGGAAAACAAATAA
- a CDS encoding GreA/GreB family elongation factor: MDKSELRQTILACLQQKLAVAQRSAQRAMESATDDETVPEHKYDTLALEASYLAHGQAMRVQECENDIDQIKQLPLPEAAQQVRLGCAVLLLDDEDNPHWFLTVPCCGGLKVPFAESTVMLVTFDSPLGAALKGKQLGDEVIYRIGERNHCYQIETIC, from the coding sequence ATGGATAAGTCGGAACTGCGTCAAACTATCTTGGCTTGTTTGCAGCAAAAGCTCGCGGTTGCTCAGCGTTCGGCTCAACGAGCCATGGAATCAGCGACGGATGACGAAACGGTGCCTGAGCATAAGTACGATACGCTAGCACTCGAAGCCTCTTACTTAGCTCATGGCCAAGCAATGCGTGTGCAAGAATGCGAAAACGACATTGATCAAATCAAGCAACTGCCACTACCAGAAGCTGCTCAACAGGTGCGCTTGGGCTGCGCAGTCTTGCTGCTGGATGATGAGGACAATCCCCACTGGTTTCTTACCGTTCCATGTTGTGGAGGATTAAAAGTCCCCTTCGCTGAATCCACGGTGATGTTGGTCACTTTTGATTCTCCATTGGGCGCGGCCTTAAAAGGTAAACAGTTGGGCGACGAAGTGATCTATCGTATTGGTGAGCGGAATCATTGTTACCAAATCGAAACCATTTGCTGA
- a CDS encoding RecQ family ATP-dependent DNA helicase — protein MNDAPSIEQIDATLQTYFGFEDLRTGQRPVIETVLTGRSCAAIFPTGSGKSLCYQLPALMLPHLTLVISPLLALMKDQLAFLQQRNICAASIDSSQSREETQAVIEQARSGELKVLMISVERLKNERFRHFIKQIPISLLVVDEAHCISEWGHNFRPDYLKLPSYQKEFAIPQCLLLTATATEAVIKDMQSKFAINKQDVVTTGFYRSNLDLTVIPCNDEQKNEQLLAALAKQPNHPTIVYVTLQSTSESVAQLLRESGLNCHAYHAGLDNEVRQRIQQQFMSGEITIIVATIAFGMGVDKADIRRVVHYDMPKSIENYAQEIGRAGRDGKHSDCILLGNKSGICTLENFVYGDTPEQQEIRALLEHAFSQGQQWEVVISRLSSDSNIRQLPLKTLLVYMEMFGLISAQYSYFADYRFKFLKDKAEIINQFDPQRQTFVRALFDCSSQAKVWNQVDFDALWQHFGEERQRAIAALDYFNQKGWIELESKLMTEVYRVDAQPDSVSELADKLWQLFADKERSDIERIHNLLNLFESQSCLSHTLANYFGDNQAPHQCGHCSVCRGQVAKFAESGSSSIDDKQIAIWVEQLSQRAEQPLSNTLKTKFLCGISTPRLTKLKARILAGFGQLENVPFAQVLKHVGGEV, from the coding sequence ATGAATGACGCCCCCTCTATTGAACAAATCGACGCTACTCTGCAAACCTACTTTGGTTTTGAGGATTTGCGTACCGGGCAGCGGCCCGTCATCGAAACGGTATTAACCGGACGCTCATGCGCAGCGATTTTCCCGACTGGCTCAGGAAAATCCTTATGCTATCAACTACCTGCGCTGATGCTTCCTCACCTAACGCTGGTCATTTCTCCTCTACTTGCCTTAATGAAAGATCAACTGGCTTTTCTACAACAACGTAATATCTGCGCCGCCTCAATTGACTCCAGCCAAAGTCGAGAAGAGACGCAAGCTGTTATAGAGCAAGCACGCAGTGGTGAGTTGAAAGTATTGATGATTTCAGTCGAGCGACTGAAAAACGAGCGCTTTCGTCATTTTATAAAACAGATTCCTATCTCATTACTTGTGGTAGACGAAGCACACTGTATCTCAGAGTGGGGGCACAACTTTCGCCCCGACTACCTTAAATTGCCCAGCTACCAAAAAGAGTTTGCTATTCCGCAATGTCTTCTGCTCACTGCGACTGCCACTGAGGCGGTGATTAAGGATATGCAAAGCAAGTTTGCCATAAATAAACAGGATGTGGTGACCACTGGGTTCTATCGCAGTAACTTAGATTTAACCGTGATCCCTTGTAATGATGAGCAGAAAAATGAGCAACTGCTCGCCGCTCTCGCTAAGCAGCCTAACCATCCTACAATCGTTTACGTGACCTTGCAAAGTACCTCAGAGTCTGTTGCCCAATTGCTACGCGAGTCAGGGCTCAATTGTCACGCCTACCACGCGGGTCTGGATAATGAAGTTAGGCAACGCATACAGCAGCAGTTCATGTCTGGCGAGATCACCATTATCGTCGCGACCATCGCATTCGGCATGGGCGTGGATAAAGCCGACATTCGACGTGTCGTTCACTACGACATGCCAAAATCTATTGAGAACTACGCGCAAGAGATTGGCCGCGCTGGACGCGATGGAAAGCACTCTGACTGCATTTTACTCGGGAATAAAAGTGGTATCTGTACCTTGGAGAACTTTGTCTATGGGGACACGCCAGAACAGCAAGAAATCAGAGCATTACTCGAGCATGCTTTTAGCCAAGGCCAACAGTGGGAAGTCGTCATTTCTCGCTTATCCAGTGACAGTAACATCCGCCAACTGCCACTGAAAACCTTACTGGTGTACATGGAGATGTTTGGTCTAATCTCAGCACAATATAGTTACTTCGCCGATTACCGCTTTAAATTCTTAAAAGACAAAGCAGAAATCATCAATCAGTTTGATCCACAACGACAAACATTTGTCCGCGCGCTGTTTGACTGCTCAAGTCAAGCCAAAGTCTGGAATCAAGTCGATTTCGACGCTCTATGGCAACACTTTGGTGAAGAGCGCCAACGAGCCATCGCTGCACTTGATTATTTCAATCAAAAAGGGTGGATTGAGCTTGAAAGTAAACTGATGACCGAAGTGTATCGTGTTGATGCTCAACCTGATTCAGTGAGCGAGCTGGCCGACAAATTATGGCAGTTGTTTGCCGATAAAGAGCGAAGTGACATTGAACGTATTCACAATCTATTGAACTTGTTTGAGTCTCAATCTTGCTTAAGTCATACACTCGCCAACTACTTTGGCGATAATCAAGCCCCGCACCAATGTGGTCATTGCAGTGTCTGTCGAGGACAAGTCGCCAAATTCGCCGAGAGCGGGAGTTCAAGCATTGATGATAAACAAATCGCCATATGGGTAGAACAATTGAGTCAACGTGCTGAGCAGCCCTTATCCAACACGCTGAAAACCAAGTTTCTGTGCGGTATTTCTACTCCGAGACTCACCAAACTAAAAGCGCGCATCCTTGCCGGTTTTGGCCAATTGGAAAATGTTCCTTTTGCCCAAGTGCTCAAGCACGTCGGCGGCGAGGTCTAG
- a CDS encoding sodium-dependent transporter, producing the protein MAQGTNGQNRENFGSRLGFILAAAGAAVGLGNIWGFPTQAASNGGGAFLLVYLVMILIVAFPMLVVEMAIGRHGQANPVDSMRALTKHPSGKRLGAAVGWIGLSVPSAVLAFYSIVGGWLICFLLGAITEIIGLDSLTAWFKGFSVERNLFGTLAFYVLTILIVQGGVKQGIEKWSTRLMPALFVLFAALFIYIMTQHGAVEGLKHYLIPDFEKVMDRQLILAAMGQGFFSLTIGGCSMLIYGSYLSKQENLPKMAMNVTLVDTAVAFIAGLVVMPAMFVAMQKGVQIYAEDGSLLSSDTLVFTVLPLMFDSLGLLGQLFAIVFFLLLTIAALTSSISMLECPVALVSERFNSKRTSTSWVLGGLIALFSVVIVYNFAALFGLVATVATQYLQPIAALLFCLFGGWVWSRHSKIKELEQGYPEFTQGWFGKLWPLYVKFVCPLLVGTVIWASFG; encoded by the coding sequence ATGGCACAAGGTACAAATGGGCAAAATCGTGAAAATTTTGGGTCACGGTTAGGTTTTATTTTGGCAGCGGCAGGCGCTGCCGTTGGTTTAGGTAATATTTGGGGGTTCCCGACTCAAGCTGCGAGCAATGGGGGCGGGGCATTTCTTTTGGTCTATCTGGTGATGATACTGATCGTCGCTTTCCCTATGCTGGTGGTCGAGATGGCGATTGGCCGTCACGGACAAGCGAACCCAGTCGACAGTATGCGCGCATTGACCAAACACCCGAGCGGAAAACGTTTAGGGGCCGCGGTTGGTTGGATTGGTCTTAGCGTGCCGAGTGCGGTACTGGCGTTTTACAGTATTGTCGGTGGTTGGCTAATCTGCTTCTTGCTAGGGGCGATCACCGAAATCATCGGACTTGATTCCTTAACTGCATGGTTCAAAGGTTTCAGTGTTGAGCGTAATCTGTTTGGCACGCTGGCTTTCTACGTTCTGACGATCCTGATTGTTCAAGGTGGGGTGAAGCAAGGTATTGAAAAGTGGTCGACACGCCTCATGCCGGCACTGTTCGTTCTGTTTGCTGCTTTGTTTATCTACATCATGACTCAGCATGGCGCCGTTGAGGGACTCAAACATTACCTCATTCCCGATTTCGAGAAAGTGATGGATCGTCAGTTGATTCTGGCGGCGATGGGGCAAGGCTTCTTCTCGCTTACCATTGGTGGTTGCTCAATGTTGATTTATGGGTCTTACTTGAGCAAGCAAGAGAACCTACCTAAGATGGCGATGAATGTCACCTTAGTTGATACCGCGGTGGCGTTTATTGCCGGACTGGTCGTGATGCCTGCGATGTTTGTCGCCATGCAAAAAGGCGTGCAGATCTATGCCGAGGATGGCTCACTACTCAGCTCAGATACCTTGGTCTTCACCGTTTTACCGTTGATGTTTGACAGTTTGGGGCTGTTGGGTCAACTGTTTGCTATTGTGTTCTTCTTGCTGCTGACGATTGCTGCGTTAACCTCATCGATTTCGATGCTAGAGTGTCCGGTCGCCTTGGTGAGTGAACGTTTCAATAGCAAACGCACATCAACAAGTTGGGTTCTTGGTGGCTTAATTGCTCTGTTTAGTGTGGTGATTGTTTACAACTTTGCTGCGCTATTTGGTTTGGTGGCGACAGTCGCGACCCAATATCTACAGCCAATAGCCGCACTGTTGTTCTGTTTGTTTGGAGGTTGGGTGTGGAGTCGTCACTCAAAAATCAAGGAGCTTGAGCAGGGCTACCCAGAGTTCACGCAAGGTTGGTTTGGTAAGCTGTGGCCACTGTATGTGAAGTTTGTGTGTCCACTGCTGGTGGGGACGGTCATTTGGGCTTCTTTTGGCTGA
- a CDS encoding succinylglutamate desuccinylase/aspartoacylase family protein, whose protein sequence is MRQAKGQKRVAKVKQNSAFEFLGESISPGERKVVELEAAKLYTHSPLSIPVEIINGKQAGPVLMVNAAIHGDELNGVEVVRQLIDTIDANKLKGTLIAVPIVNVFGFIHKSRYLPDRRDLNRCFPGSDKGSLASRMAHTFFSQVAERCDYIIDLHTGAIHRTNLPQIRADLSNPETLRIAQAFATPVVIDSPLREGSLRSEAERLNIPVLTYEAGEALRFEPICINAGYLGVKRVMQAIGMLRKSRKRLPTSIIAKSTSWLRAESDGILRTVVTLGEKVTRGQVLAYISAPLGHSEIELKARKGGIVIGQQTLPLVNEGDAIFHLAYFEEDDQEVEQVVGEFIDEVADADLEPLTTGQISPPSQINTPS, encoded by the coding sequence ATGCGGCAAGCAAAAGGACAAAAACGCGTGGCAAAGGTTAAACAAAATAGCGCATTTGAATTTCTCGGCGAGTCTATCTCGCCGGGAGAAAGAAAAGTTGTCGAATTAGAAGCGGCGAAGCTCTACACCCACTCTCCGCTTTCTATTCCGGTTGAGATCATCAATGGTAAGCAAGCAGGGCCAGTATTGATGGTCAATGCCGCCATTCATGGCGATGAACTCAATGGCGTAGAAGTGGTACGCCAGTTGATCGATACCATTGATGCCAACAAGCTGAAAGGTACATTAATTGCTGTGCCGATCGTCAATGTGTTTGGTTTTATTCACAAGTCTCGTTACCTCCCTGACCGCCGCGATCTGAACCGCTGCTTCCCAGGCAGTGACAAAGGCTCGCTGGCTTCGCGGATGGCACACACTTTCTTTTCGCAGGTTGCTGAGCGTTGTGATTACATTATTGACTTGCATACTGGCGCAATTCATCGCACCAACTTGCCACAGATCCGCGCAGATCTAAGCAACCCCGAGACCCTGCGTATTGCACAGGCGTTTGCCACTCCAGTGGTGATCGATTCACCGCTACGTGAAGGCTCACTGCGCAGTGAAGCGGAGCGACTCAACATTCCCGTGCTCACCTATGAAGCAGGCGAAGCGTTACGTTTTGAGCCGATCTGTATTAATGCGGGCTACTTAGGGGTCAAGCGAGTAATGCAAGCGATCGGTATGTTACGTAAAAGCCGTAAACGTCTGCCGACATCGATCATTGCTAAGTCTACCAGTTGGCTGCGCGCCGAAAGTGATGGTATTTTGCGCACCGTCGTCACCTTAGGAGAAAAAGTGACTCGCGGACAAGTACTGGCCTACATTAGCGCACCTCTGGGACATAGCGAGATTGAACTGAAAGCTCGCAAAGGCGGGATTGTCATTGGTCAGCAGACACTGCCCCTAGTGAATGAAGGCGATGCAATTTTCCATCTTGCTTACTTTGAAGAAGACGACCAAGAGGTTGAGCAGGTGGTTGGAGAGTTTATAGATGAAGTCGCTGACGCTGATCTTGAGCCACTGACCACCGGGCAAATCAGCCCTCCATCACAGATCAACACACCATCATAA
- a CDS encoding FAD:protein FMN transferase — translation MKIWLVVFASLFFLAGCEKPVEQVHLSGPTMGTSYNVKYIVAEGIPAPDKVQAEVDRLLEEVNDQMSTYRKDSELSRFNQSQSLAPFAVSPQTAKVVKEAIRLNGLTLGALDVTVGPLVNLWGFGPEGRPEVVPSEEELSARKANVGIEHLSVQGSSLQKSIPNLYVDLSTIAKGWGVDVLADYIESLGIHNYMVEVGGEIRLKGTNREGVRWRIAIEKPSVDERSIQEIIEPGDMAIATSGDYRNYFEHDGVRYSHIINPETGRPITHKVVSVTVLDPSSMTADGLATGLMVLGEEKGMQVANQHDIPVLMIVKTDTGFVELASDAYNTYIKQ, via the coding sequence GAAAATTTGGCTTGTTGTATTTGCTTCTTTATTCTTTTTAGCGGGTTGTGAGAAACCTGTTGAACAAGTCCACCTGAGTGGCCCAACCATGGGAACCAGTTACAATGTTAAGTACATAGTAGCGGAAGGTATTCCTGCACCGGATAAGGTTCAAGCAGAGGTTGATCGTCTGCTTGAAGAGGTCAACGATCAGATGTCGACCTATCGTAAAGACTCAGAGCTCAGCCGTTTCAATCAGAGTCAATCTTTGGCGCCTTTCGCGGTCTCACCACAAACGGCCAAAGTAGTGAAAGAAGCGATTCGCCTCAACGGTCTTACTCTAGGCGCGCTGGATGTGACGGTTGGTCCGCTGGTGAATTTATGGGGCTTTGGACCTGAAGGTCGCCCTGAGGTAGTGCCGAGCGAGGAAGAGTTAAGTGCGCGTAAAGCGAATGTAGGTATTGAGCATTTATCCGTTCAAGGGAGCAGCCTACAAAAAAGTATCCCCAACCTTTATGTCGATCTTTCAACCATTGCTAAGGGCTGGGGTGTCGATGTTTTGGCCGATTACATTGAGTCGCTAGGCATTCACAACTATATGGTGGAAGTCGGCGGTGAAATTCGCTTGAAGGGTACCAACCGTGAAGGTGTGCGCTGGAGAATAGCCATCGAGAAGCCTTCGGTTGATGAGCGTAGCATTCAAGAAATTATTGAGCCAGGTGATATGGCAATAGCGACCTCTGGTGATTATCGTAACTATTTTGAACATGATGGTGTTCGCTATTCGCACATTATCAACCCAGAAACAGGTCGACCTATCACCCACAAAGTGGTGTCAGTCACTGTGTTAGACCCCTCTTCAATGACCGCAGACGGTTTAGCCACTGGCTTGATGGTTTTAGGAGAAGAGAAGGGAATGCAAGTGGCGAATCAGCATGATATCCCAGTTTTGATGATCGTTAAAACCGATACTGGCTTTGTCGAGCTTGCGTCTGACGCGTATAACACCTATATCAAACAATAA
- the dinB gene encoding DNA polymerase IV, whose translation MTDKVRKIIHVDMDCFFAAVEMRDNPSYCGRPLAVGGHEKQRGVLSTCNYEARKFGIRSAMPTAKAMQLCPHLLVVPGRMDVYKRVSAQIREIFARYTQLIEPLSLDEAYLDVTDSIQCQGSATLIAEAIRRDIFNELKLTASAGVAPVKFLAKVASDMNKPNGQYVIPPQRVQQEVDRLPLERIPGVGKVSLEKLHQAGYYVCSDIKNSDYRSLLLEFGRLGASLWKKSHGIDNRQVVVERERKSVGVERTFSQNIMTYEQCWQVIEQKLYPELERRLAKASEDKSIIKQGIKVKFADFQLTTIEHIHPFLELEDFKQLLRDVLKRQQGREIRLLGLSVMLKPEELTKQLSFF comes from the coding sequence ATGACTGACAAAGTTCGTAAAATTATTCATGTTGATATGGACTGCTTCTTTGCCGCAGTCGAAATGCGCGATAACCCGAGTTATTGCGGTCGGCCACTGGCAGTTGGGGGGCATGAGAAGCAGCGTGGAGTGCTGAGCACCTGTAACTATGAAGCGAGGAAGTTTGGTATTCGCAGTGCCATGCCCACGGCAAAGGCGATGCAATTGTGCCCGCATCTGTTGGTCGTACCCGGCAGAATGGATGTGTACAAACGGGTCTCGGCGCAAATACGGGAGATTTTTGCTCGCTATACCCAACTGATTGAACCGCTGTCGCTGGACGAAGCCTACCTTGATGTGACTGACTCAATTCAGTGTCAAGGTTCGGCAACGCTAATCGCAGAAGCGATTCGGCGCGATATATTTAATGAGTTAAAGCTCACGGCGTCGGCAGGGGTTGCCCCCGTAAAGTTTCTTGCCAAAGTCGCGTCAGATATGAACAAGCCCAATGGACAGTATGTCATTCCGCCTCAACGTGTTCAGCAAGAGGTAGATAGGTTGCCTCTGGAGCGGATCCCCGGTGTTGGTAAGGTGAGCTTAGAGAAGCTTCATCAAGCAGGGTATTATGTCTGTTCGGACATTAAAAATAGTGACTATCGCTCTCTACTACTTGAGTTTGGGCGCCTTGGCGCATCGCTATGGAAAAAGAGTCATGGTATCGATAACCGCCAGGTTGTGGTGGAGAGGGAGCGAAAGTCGGTCGGTGTTGAGCGAACTTTTTCGCAAAATATCATGACTTATGAGCAGTGTTGGCAGGTGATAGAGCAAAAACTTTATCCTGAACTCGAGCGCCGATTAGCTAAGGCGTCAGAAGATAAATCCATCATCAAACAAGGGATAAAAGTTAAGTTTGCCGATTTTCAGTTGACCACAATTGAACACATTCATCCATTTCTTGAGTTAGAGGATTTTAAACAGCTACTCCGCGATGTACTCAAACGTCAGCAAGGTCGAGAAATCCGTCTCCTTGGCTTAAGCGTGATGCTTAAGCCAGAAGAACTGACTAAACAGCTAAGCTTTTTTTAG
- the nqrM gene encoding (Na+)-NQR maturation NqrM: protein MSTFIITFAVFMAVIAAMAVGYIFQKKVVKGSCGGLGAVGIEKVCNCPEPCDARKKREAREAARAEKLAAWEKDRIA from the coding sequence ATGAGTACATTTATTATTACCTTCGCCGTATTCATGGCCGTTATTGCTGCTATGGCCGTCGGCTATATTTTTCAAAAGAAGGTCGTGAAAGGTAGCTGTGGTGGTTTGGGCGCGGTTGGCATTGAGAAAGTGTGCAACTGTCCTGAGCCATGCGACGCCCGAAAGAAACGCGAAGCGCGCGAAGCGGCCCGCGCCGAGAAGCTGGCGGCTTGGGAAAAAGATCGTATTGCCTAA
- a CDS encoding YggN family protein, which produces MKKSLVALPLLLSSQAFAAQCHIDLKNDIRLNDERLEIHQVSGETAIVDQNNNLTIHGESIELSADQQQAIADYRQSLNDYLPRAKQMAREGLALANEIVDDVAQSFDAPEAFASVKQAMQTFYDEIEARYYKDGDLILPADSFGSLSETWSEDFDKAKALFNEEFITSAFDAMSEKMKVEGGINLTEMANAMSELKERIAKRLAEHSQQVEKQSAEFCDSLDQMAEQEQQLHQKIPELQDYQIFTI; this is translated from the coding sequence ATGAAAAAGAGTTTAGTTGCGTTACCACTATTATTGTCGAGTCAGGCGTTTGCCGCTCAGTGTCATATTGATCTTAAAAATGACATTCGCTTGAACGATGAGCGACTCGAAATCCATCAAGTAAGCGGTGAGACCGCGATTGTTGATCAGAATAACAATCTGACCATTCATGGGGAAAGCATTGAGCTAAGTGCCGATCAGCAGCAAGCCATTGCCGACTATCGTCAGAGCCTCAATGATTACTTACCGCGAGCAAAACAGATGGCACGTGAAGGTCTTGCCTTAGCTAATGAGATTGTTGACGATGTGGCGCAAAGTTTCGATGCACCGGAGGCTTTTGCCAGTGTTAAGCAAGCGATGCAGACGTTTTATGATGAGATTGAGGCTCGCTACTACAAAGATGGCGATCTCATTTTACCAGCGGATAGCTTCGGTTCGTTAAGTGAAACGTGGTCGGAAGATTTCGACAAAGCCAAAGCGTTGTTTAATGAAGAATTCATCACCAGTGCGTTTGATGCCATGTCGGAAAAAATGAAAGTAGAGGGTGGGATTAACTTAACCGAAATGGCCAATGCGATGAGTGAGCTTAAAGAGCGTATCGCGAAGCGCTTAGCCGAGCATTCACAGCAGGTCGAGAAACAGAGTGCAGAATTTTGTGATTCTCTTGATCAAATGGCAGAGCAAGAACAGCAGCTGCACCAAAAAATCCCCGAGCTGCAAGATTATCAGATTTTTACCATCTAA
- the rimK gene encoding 30S ribosomal protein S6--L-glutamate ligase: MKIGILSRNAKLYSTRRLIEAAKERGHEVKVIDALRCYMNINSDQPQIHFKGEELSGFDAIVPRIGASVTFYGTAVLRQFEMMGVYPVNESVAITRSRDKLRSMQLLSRKGIGMPVTGFASKPDDVKDLLDMVGGAPVVIKLLEGTQGIGVVLAETRKAAESVVEAFMGLKANIMVQEYIKEAGGADIRCFVIGDKVIAAMKRQGAEGEFRSNLHRGGSASLVKITPQERRTAVEAAKIMGLNVAGVDLLRSSRGPLVMEVNSSPGLEGIEAATGKDIAGMIVEFIEKNAASKRTKTRGKG, translated from the coding sequence ATGAAAATTGGTATTCTGTCTCGTAACGCTAAGCTCTACTCAACTCGACGTCTTATCGAAGCGGCCAAAGAGCGCGGACATGAAGTCAAAGTGATCGATGCGCTACGTTGTTACATGAACATCAACTCTGATCAGCCGCAAATCCACTTTAAAGGTGAGGAGCTGTCTGGCTTTGACGCTATTGTTCCTCGAATCGGTGCTTCTGTGACTTTTTATGGCACTGCGGTACTGCGTCAATTCGAAATGATGGGCGTTTATCCGGTCAATGAATCGGTCGCAATCACTCGCTCTCGCGACAAATTACGTTCAATGCAGCTGCTTTCTCGCAAGGGCATCGGCATGCCTGTTACTGGCTTTGCTAGCAAGCCAGACGATGTCAAAGACCTGCTAGATATGGTGGGTGGCGCACCAGTCGTGATCAAGCTTCTTGAGGGTACTCAAGGTATCGGCGTAGTCTTGGCCGAAACCCGTAAAGCCGCCGAGAGTGTGGTTGAGGCATTCATGGGCCTCAAAGCCAATATCATGGTGCAAGAGTACATCAAGGAAGCTGGCGGTGCCGACATTCGCTGTTTTGTGATTGGTGATAAAGTGATCGCAGCCATGAAGCGTCAAGGTGCTGAAGGTGAATTCCGTTCTAACTTGCACCGTGGCGGCAGTGCTTCACTGGTCAAAATCACTCCGCAAGAACGTCGCACCGCAGTTGAAGCAGCTAAAATCATGGGGCTAAACGTGGCAGGCGTGGATCTACTCCGCTCTTCACGTGGGCCTTTGGTCATGGAAGTAAACTCATCTCCAGGTCTTGAGGGTATTGAGGCCGCAACCGGTAAAGATATTGCTGGGATGATTGTCGAATTTATTGAGAAAAATGCGGCAAGCAAAAGGACAAAAACGCGTGGCAAAGGTTAA
- a CDS encoding GGDEF domain-containing response regulator, producing MNNKVLVVEDSRTYQNYLRQQLSDAGYQVYIAGSIAEGKQLLKQHPQFRFAVLDYCLPDGQDGEVIDLFLSQGHKVVVLTATFSEQARQRFIDKGVVDYLLKDSLASVSYLIPLAKRLLNNSQHHALVVDDSATVRHYVAQLLEHQYIKTTLAQDGKEALELLERHPDISFIITDHDMPVMDGITMIRAIRQFRDRNSLAILGLSGSDNNNLTAKFLKSGANDFLTKPFNQEEFYCRVHQMLDMKEATDELYKLANQDALTGLWNRRFLFSLPLDSNQQRQIAMIDIDHFKQVNDVYGHEAGDLAIKTIAEILKLCFPGEVVVRFGGEEFCVKSIAPSDDFFQRLENMRQRIAQTPINYQQSIINITVSIGLCNVEENLEQQIRIADDRLYLAKSAGRNQTIAS from the coding sequence TTGAATAACAAAGTATTGGTCGTTGAAGACAGTCGCACCTATCAAAACTATCTAAGACAGCAACTGAGCGACGCTGGCTACCAAGTTTATATTGCAGGTTCTATTGCTGAAGGAAAACAATTACTGAAGCAACATCCACAGTTTCGCTTCGCCGTGTTAGATTACTGCCTACCCGATGGACAAGATGGTGAGGTGATTGATCTTTTTCTTAGCCAAGGGCACAAAGTCGTGGTGCTCACCGCTACGTTTTCCGAGCAAGCAAGGCAGCGATTTATTGATAAGGGCGTGGTTGATTACCTGCTCAAAGATAGCTTAGCATCTGTCTCCTACCTGATCCCTTTAGCTAAACGTCTGCTAAATAACAGTCAACATCATGCGTTGGTTGTCGACGACTCCGCAACGGTTAGACACTATGTGGCCCAACTGCTTGAACATCAGTATATAAAAACCACCCTCGCCCAGGATGGTAAAGAGGCGCTGGAACTGCTTGAACGACACCCCGATATCAGCTTTATCATCACAGATCACGATATGCCTGTGATGGATGGCATTACGATGATTCGTGCTATACGACAGTTTCGTGACCGCAATAGTCTCGCGATCCTCGGCTTATCAGGCAGTGACAATAACAACCTGACGGCAAAATTTCTCAAATCGGGCGCCAATGACTTTCTGACTAAGCCTTTCAATCAGGAAGAGTTCTACTGCAGAGTGCATCAGATGCTCGATATGAAAGAAGCCACTGATGAGCTGTACAAACTGGCCAATCAAGATGCACTCACTGGATTATGGAATCGGCGCTTCCTGTTCTCACTACCGCTCGACAGTAATCAGCAACGCCAGATTGCGATGATCGATATCGATCATTTCAAACAGGTGAATGATGTTTATGGGCATGAAGCCGGTGATTTAGCGATCAAAACCATTGCCGAGATTCTCAAGCTCTGCTTTCCAGGCGAAGTGGTGGTGCGATTTGGCGGTGAGGAGTTTTGTGTTAAGTCGATTGCGCCCAGCGATGACTTTTTCCAGAGGTTAGAGAACATGCGTCAACGCATAGCACAAACTCCGATCAACTATCAGCAAAGTATCATCAACATCACCGTTAGTATCGGTTTGTGCAATGTAGAAGAGAATCTCGAGCAGCAAATCAGAATCGCAGATGATCGTCTCTATTTAGCCAAGTCGGCAGGGCGCAATCAGACCATAGCTTCATAA